One region of Mycolicibacterium rhodesiae NBB3 genomic DNA includes:
- a CDS encoding L-aspartate oxidase: MTGSVSCGGRGYWQQRADVVVIGTGVAGLVAALAAHRRGRKVMVLSKAGDTATFYAQGGIAVVLPAALRAGGDSVEAHVADTLAAGAGLCDPEVVRSIVADGYRAVRDLVDNGARFDEATPGQWALTREGGHSKRRIIHAGGDATGAEVQRALDHAAATLDIRRNHVALEILHDEGAVTGVLVLNDDGPGIVHARSVILATGGLGHLYSATTNPEGSTGDGVALAMWAGVPVSDLEFIQFHPTMLFDGHAGGRRPLITEAVRGEGAVLVDSQGRSVTEGVHPMGDLAPRDVVAAAIDARLTETGDPCVYLDARGIKGFKKRFPTVTAACRAAGIDPTRQPIPVVPGAHYSCGGVITDMHGRTELAGLFAAGEVARTGMHGANRLASNSLLEGLVIGGRAGIAAAAHALDAGVSTAVLPETGLRRALPRPDLQRTMTRNASVVRDDRGLRTLSQDLEAATSRKLNSRRDFEDVALTTVAGAVMSAAFARTETRGCHHRADYPDTDPAMARSLVPAVACA, from the coding sequence ATGACCGGGTCGGTGTCCTGCGGTGGGCGGGGCTACTGGCAGCAGCGCGCCGACGTCGTGGTGATCGGCACCGGCGTGGCAGGCCTGGTGGCCGCGCTCGCGGCACATCGCCGTGGCCGAAAGGTGATGGTGCTCAGCAAGGCCGGGGATACGGCCACGTTCTACGCGCAGGGCGGCATCGCCGTCGTGTTGCCGGCCGCCTTGCGTGCGGGCGGCGACTCCGTGGAGGCACACGTCGCGGACACGTTGGCTGCCGGTGCCGGACTGTGTGATCCCGAGGTCGTGCGTTCGATCGTCGCTGACGGCTACCGCGCGGTGCGCGATCTCGTCGACAACGGCGCGCGATTCGACGAAGCAACGCCGGGACAGTGGGCGCTGACCCGCGAGGGTGGACATTCGAAGCGGCGGATCATCCACGCGGGCGGCGATGCGACCGGAGCGGAAGTGCAGCGCGCGTTAGACCACGCCGCGGCCACGCTGGACATTCGTCGCAACCACGTCGCACTGGAGATCCTGCATGACGAGGGGGCGGTGACCGGTGTCCTCGTCCTCAACGACGACGGTCCGGGGATCGTCCACGCGCGGTCGGTGATCCTGGCGACTGGTGGGCTGGGTCATCTGTACTCGGCGACCACCAATCCGGAGGGTTCGACCGGCGACGGTGTCGCGCTGGCGATGTGGGCCGGGGTCCCGGTATCCGACCTCGAGTTCATCCAGTTCCATCCCACGATGTTGTTCGACGGACATGCGGGCGGGCGCCGGCCGCTCATCACCGAGGCCGTCCGCGGCGAGGGTGCGGTTCTTGTTGACTCCCAGGGCCGTTCGGTCACCGAGGGTGTGCATCCCATGGGGGACCTGGCGCCGCGTGACGTCGTCGCGGCGGCGATCGATGCGCGGCTGACCGAGACCGGTGATCCGTGCGTCTACCTCGACGCGAGGGGTATCAAGGGCTTCAAGAAGCGTTTTCCGACCGTCACGGCGGCGTGCAGGGCGGCGGGCATCGACCCGACGCGTCAACCCATTCCCGTCGTGCCGGGTGCGCATTACAGCTGCGGTGGTGTCATCACCGATATGCACGGCCGCACCGAGCTTGCGGGGCTGTTCGCCGCGGGGGAGGTGGCCCGCACCGGAATGCACGGCGCGAACCGGTTGGCCTCCAACAGTTTGCTCGAGGGCCTTGTCATCGGTGGTCGAGCCGGAATTGCCGCTGCCGCACACGCTTTGGACGCCGGAGTGTCGACCGCTGTGCTGCCGGAGACCGGCTTGCGGCGCGCACTGCCGCGTCCGGATCTGCAGCGGACGATGACGCGCAACGCATCTGTGGTCCGCGACGACCGGGGCCTACGTACGCTTTCGCAGGATCTGGAGGCCGCGACTTCTCGGAAGCTCAACTCGCGCAGGGATTTCGAAGATGTGGCGTTGACGACTGTGGCGGGTGCTGTCATGTCGGCGGCCTTTGCGCGGACTGAGACGCGGGGGTGCCACCATCGCGCCGACTATCCAGACACCGATCCGGCGATGGCCCGCAGCCTCGTACCCGCGGTGGCATGCGCCTGA
- the nadA gene encoding quinolinate synthase NadA, producing MTVLDRMPANDLADRIIAGPAGFSGVDGDQEWAEEVRRLADLRGATLLAHNYQLPAIQDVADHVGDSLALSRIAAEVPEDTIVFCGVHFMAETAKILSPDKTVLIPDQRAGCSLADSITADELRAWKAEHPGAVVVSYVNTTAAVKAETDICCTSSNAVEVVASIPADREVLFCPDQFLGAHVRRVTGRENLHVWAGECHVHAGINGDELADQARAHPDAELYVHPECGCATSALYLAGEGAFPEDRVKILSTGGMLDAARETRARQVLVATEVGMLHQLRRAAPEVDFRAVNDRASCKFMKMITPAALLRCLVEGKDEVHVDPEMARLGRASVLRMIEIGQPGGGE from the coding sequence ATGACGGTTTTGGATCGCATGCCCGCTAATGACCTGGCGGATCGAATCATCGCCGGTCCGGCCGGCTTTTCCGGTGTCGACGGCGACCAGGAATGGGCCGAGGAGGTCCGCCGCCTGGCCGATCTGCGCGGCGCGACGTTGCTGGCGCACAATTACCAGCTGCCTGCCATTCAGGACGTCGCGGACCACGTCGGCGACTCGCTGGCGTTGTCGCGCATCGCGGCCGAGGTGCCCGAAGACACCATCGTGTTCTGCGGCGTGCACTTCATGGCCGAGACCGCCAAGATCCTGTCGCCTGACAAGACCGTTCTGATCCCGGACCAGCGGGCCGGATGTTCGCTGGCCGACTCGATCACCGCCGACGAGCTGCGGGCCTGGAAGGCCGAACATCCCGGTGCCGTGGTGGTTTCGTACGTGAACACCACCGCGGCGGTGAAGGCCGAGACCGACATCTGCTGCACGTCGTCGAACGCCGTCGAGGTGGTCGCGTCGATCCCCGCCGACCGCGAGGTGCTGTTCTGCCCGGACCAGTTCCTCGGCGCCCACGTGCGGCGGGTGACCGGCCGCGAGAACCTGCATGTGTGGGCTGGGGAATGTCACGTCCATGCGGGCATCAACGGCGACGAGCTTGCCGACCAGGCGCGGGCGCACCCCGACGCCGAACTCTACGTACACCCCGAATGCGGTTGTGCCACGTCGGCTCTGTATCTGGCGGGTGAGGGCGCTTTCCCCGAGGACCGGGTCAAGATCCTCTCGACCGGCGGCATGCTCGACGCCGCCCGGGAAACCAGGGCGCGGCAGGTGCTGGTCGCCACCGAGGTCGGGATGCTGCACCAATTACGCCGCGCCGCACCGGAGGTCGACTTCCGAGCGGTCAACGACCGCGCGTCGTGCAAGTTCATGAAGATGATCACCCCGGCAGCGCTGCTGCGCTGTCTGGTGGAGGGCAAGGACGAAGTCCACGTCGACCCGGAGATGGCCCGGTTGGGGCGTGCCAGCGTCTTGCGCATGATCGAGATCGGTCAGCCCGGCGGCGGCGAATGA
- a CDS encoding NUDIX hydrolase translates to MLLWQRALDPEAGKWALPGGRLRDDEDLTSSVRRQLAEKVDLREVAHLEQLAVFSDPERVPGARTIASTFLGLVPSPATPELPSDTRWHPVDDLPAMAFDHGPMVEHASARLVAKLSYTNIGFALAPTEFAVSTLRDIYSAALGHPVDATNLQRVLERRNVITRTGTTARSGRSGGRPAALYRFTDSRYRVTDEFAALRPPG, encoded by the coding sequence GTGCTGTTGTGGCAGCGTGCACTGGACCCCGAGGCCGGAAAGTGGGCCCTGCCCGGCGGCCGGTTGCGCGACGACGAGGACTTGACCAGCTCAGTCCGGCGTCAACTCGCCGAAAAAGTCGACCTGCGTGAGGTTGCTCACCTTGAACAACTCGCAGTTTTCTCAGATCCCGAACGGGTGCCGGGCGCACGCACCATCGCCTCGACGTTCCTCGGTCTGGTGCCCTCCCCCGCTACCCCCGAGCTGCCGTCGGACACTCGTTGGCATCCCGTGGACGATTTGCCCGCGATGGCGTTCGATCATGGTCCGATGGTCGAGCACGCCAGCGCCCGGCTTGTTGCCAAATTGTCATACACGAACATCGGATTTGCTTTGGCGCCAACTGAATTCGCCGTATCGACATTGCGGGACATCTACAGCGCCGCACTCGGGCACCCGGTGGACGCGACCAACTTGCAGCGCGTGCTGGAGCGCCGCAACGTCATCACCAGGACCGGCACCACAGCGCGGTCAGGCCGCAGCGGCGGTCGCCCTGCGGCCCTCTACCGCTTCACCGACTCCCGGTATCGGGTGACCGACGAATTTGCAGCATTGCGCCCGCCAGGGTGA
- a CDS encoding lipase family protein, with protein sequence MDLGSVAPAAGAEWIGHVPHEELVRGTRPALPSDDPFYEPPTGYQHATPGTVLRSRDVELAFMGLIPQRVRATQLLYRTTDMHGSADAAATTVIVPAERAPAAVTPVISYQCAIDAVTSRCFPSYALRRHAHATGSVAQFEFLLVAACLAEGWAVSVPDHEGRLGMWGAPYEPGYHVLDGLRAAVSTKRLGLSPDAQIGLWGYSGGGLATAWAAEMSGSYAPELNVVGAVLGSPVGDLGHTFRRLNGSHMAGLPALVVAALSDIYPELNKIIEQHVTDEGRTLLQRLHTMTTAEAVVRMFRKDMGDMLDAPLEQILGTPEVQHVFSDIKLGVAVPTPPVLIVQAVHDLLIDVHDIDELAETYKSGGASVTYHRDMFSEHLLLHPMSAPMALRWLIDRFAGKPASEHMVRTKWPTLLNPMTYVGMARLAKIVAKVVTGRTVERTPL encoded by the coding sequence ATGGATCTGGGCAGCGTCGCACCAGCAGCTGGTGCTGAGTGGATCGGGCACGTCCCCCACGAGGAACTGGTGCGGGGCACCCGCCCTGCGCTGCCATCCGATGACCCGTTCTACGAACCTCCTACGGGCTACCAGCACGCCACGCCGGGAACCGTCCTGCGCAGCCGGGACGTTGAGCTGGCGTTCATGGGCCTGATCCCGCAGCGCGTGCGGGCCACTCAGCTGCTTTATCGCACGACCGACATGCACGGCTCGGCCGATGCTGCCGCCACAACGGTGATCGTGCCCGCTGAGCGCGCCCCGGCCGCCGTCACGCCGGTGATCTCCTACCAATGCGCGATCGACGCCGTCACGTCGCGCTGCTTCCCGTCCTACGCCCTGCGCCGTCACGCGCATGCAACGGGTTCGGTCGCGCAGTTCGAGTTCCTTCTGGTGGCCGCCTGCCTCGCCGAGGGCTGGGCGGTGTCAGTACCCGACCACGAGGGCCGCCTCGGCATGTGGGGAGCTCCGTATGAACCCGGCTACCACGTTCTCGACGGATTGCGTGCCGCAGTCAGCACCAAGCGGCTGGGGTTGTCACCGGACGCGCAGATCGGCCTATGGGGCTATTCCGGCGGAGGGCTCGCCACCGCATGGGCCGCCGAGATGAGCGGCTCCTACGCGCCGGAATTGAATGTCGTCGGCGCGGTGCTCGGATCGCCGGTCGGCGATCTCGGCCACACGTTCCGCAGGCTCAACGGGAGCCACATGGCGGGCCTGCCTGCCCTCGTCGTCGCGGCGCTCTCCGACATCTATCCCGAGCTGAACAAGATCATCGAGCAGCACGTCACCGACGAGGGCAGGACACTGCTGCAACGGCTGCACACCATGACCACTGCGGAGGCCGTCGTCCGGATGTTCAGGAAGGACATGGGCGACATGCTGGACGCGCCCCTCGAGCAGATCCTGGGCACCCCGGAGGTGCAGCATGTCTTCTCCGATATCAAGCTCGGCGTGGCGGTGCCGACTCCGCCGGTGCTCATCGTGCAGGCGGTGCACGACCTGCTGATCGACGTCCACGACATCGACGAACTGGCCGAAACCTACAAATCGGGTGGGGCCTCGGTGACCTACCACCGCGACATGTTCAGCGAGCATCTTTTGCTGCACCCGATGTCGGCGCCCATGGCGCTCCGCTGGCTCATCGACCGGTTTGCCGGAAAACCCGCGTCGGAGCACATGGTTCGAACCAAATGGCCGACGCTGCTGAACCCGATGACCTACGTCGGCATGGCGCGGTTGGCGAAAATCGTCGCCAAAGTCGTCACTGGCCGGACGGTAGAGCGGACCCCGCTTTAG
- a CDS encoding DUF2567 domain-containing protein — protein sequence MSEVAPPRISRGRAAITVVAALTLTGALIGALWAWLAPPVHGVVALTKSGERVRAHLGTEADNFFVASFLVVGMLCVMAVVAAVLVWQWRAHRGPMMVAALALGGAAAAGAATGVGAALVHWRYGSIDVAAAPISAEHRVHYVTEAPPVFFGHSPLLVAVTILFPAAIAALVYALTAVAIARDDLGAWPPIERDELDPTAKAGSALPSGQ from the coding sequence ATGAGCGAGGTAGCACCGCCCCGAATTTCGCGCGGGCGCGCCGCGATCACTGTGGTCGCTGCACTGACGCTGACCGGCGCGTTGATCGGGGCGCTATGGGCGTGGCTGGCGCCACCGGTGCACGGTGTGGTCGCGCTGACGAAGAGCGGGGAACGCGTTCGGGCGCACCTCGGCACCGAGGCAGACAACTTCTTCGTCGCGTCCTTCCTAGTCGTCGGAATGTTGTGCGTGATGGCAGTTGTCGCCGCGGTGCTGGTGTGGCAGTGGCGTGCGCACCGCGGCCCGATGATGGTCGCGGCGCTGGCCCTGGGGGGAGCTGCGGCGGCCGGCGCGGCCACGGGAGTCGGTGCGGCGCTGGTGCATTGGCGGTACGGGTCGATCGACGTCGCCGCCGCACCGATCTCAGCCGAACATCGCGTGCATTACGTGACCGAGGCGCCACCGGTGTTCTTCGGGCACTCGCCCTTGCTGGTGGCCGTCACGATCCTGTTTCCCGCAGCGATCGCCGCACTGGTCTACGCGCTCACGGCGGTGGCGATCGCACGGGACGATCTGGGTGCGTGGCCACCCATCGAACGCGACGAACTCGATCCGACCGCTAAAGCGGGGTCCGCTCTACCGTCCGGCCAGTGA
- the bioB gene encoding biotin synthase BioB, with protein MSDILAKARDQVLERGEGLDQDQTLQVLRLPDENLDELLELAHEVRMKWCGPDVEVEGIISLKTGGCPEDCHFCSQSGLFASPVRSAWLDIPSLVEAAKQTAKSGATEFCIVAAVRGPDERLLAQVAAGIEAIRNEVDIQIACSLGMLTAEQVQRLSDMGVHRYNHNLETARSFFTNVVTTHSWEERWDTLQMVREAGMEVCCGGILGMGETLEQRAEFAANLAELDPHEVPLNFLNPRPGTPFGDLDVLPASEALKAVAAFRLALPRTMLRFAGGREITLGDLGAKQGILGGINAVIVGNYLTTLGRPAEADLELLEDLQMPIKALNASL; from the coding sequence GTGAGCGACATTCTGGCGAAGGCCCGCGACCAGGTACTGGAGCGCGGCGAAGGCCTCGACCAGGATCAGACGCTGCAGGTGCTGCGGCTGCCCGACGAGAACCTCGACGAACTACTCGAGCTCGCGCACGAGGTTCGGATGAAGTGGTGCGGACCCGACGTCGAGGTCGAAGGCATCATCAGCCTCAAGACCGGCGGTTGCCCGGAAGACTGTCACTTCTGTTCACAGTCGGGTCTTTTCGCGTCGCCGGTCCGCAGTGCTTGGCTGGATATCCCCAGCCTGGTGGAGGCCGCCAAGCAGACCGCCAAGAGTGGTGCGACCGAATTCTGCATCGTCGCCGCCGTGCGCGGTCCCGACGAGCGTCTGCTCGCACAGGTCGCCGCGGGCATCGAGGCGATCCGCAACGAAGTCGACATCCAGATCGCCTGTTCGCTGGGCATGCTGACCGCCGAGCAGGTCCAGCGGCTCTCGGACATGGGTGTGCACCGCTACAACCACAATCTGGAGACCGCGCGGTCGTTCTTCACCAATGTCGTGACCACGCACAGCTGGGAAGAGCGGTGGGACACCCTGCAGATGGTCCGCGAGGCAGGCATGGAGGTCTGCTGCGGAGGCATCCTCGGCATGGGTGAGACATTGGAGCAGCGTGCGGAGTTCGCCGCCAACCTGGCCGAACTCGATCCGCACGAGGTGCCGCTGAACTTCCTCAACCCGCGGCCGGGCACACCGTTCGGCGACCTCGACGTGTTGCCCGCGTCGGAGGCGCTGAAGGCTGTCGCCGCGTTCCGCCTGGCGTTGCCGCGCACCATGCTGCGGTTCGCAGGTGGCCGCGAGATCACGCTTGGCGACCTGGGCGCCAAACAGGGCATCCTCGGCGGCATCAACGCCGTCATCGTCGGCAACTACCTGACGACGCTGGGTCGGCCGGCCGAAGCGGATCTGGAGCTCCTCGAGGATCTGCAGATGCCCATCAAGGCGCTCAACGCCAGCCTGTAG
- a CDS encoding TetR family transcriptional regulator, whose protein sequence is MQLHKCDVVEAAANLLDEYGIADLTMRRLARELNVSPGALYWHFANKQELLGAISDRILDGVPSARGVADVCHRLRDALLSHTDGAELVSASFAAGQSSAMKQILAVLTEAVSEVGVDSAHAELAARTVVYYVLGFTVDEQSRLQWDAAGAELPEWQSVLTDDANARFGFGLRLFVDGINVSQAIFE, encoded by the coding sequence GTGCAGCTCCACAAATGCGACGTGGTCGAGGCGGCGGCGAACCTGCTGGACGAGTACGGGATCGCCGACCTGACGATGCGGCGGCTCGCGCGCGAGCTGAACGTGTCCCCTGGCGCCCTGTACTGGCATTTCGCCAACAAGCAGGAACTGCTGGGCGCCATATCCGACCGCATCCTGGACGGGGTGCCGTCCGCGCGGGGGGTTGCCGACGTGTGCCACCGGCTGCGCGATGCTCTGCTGTCGCACACCGACGGCGCCGAGCTGGTGTCGGCGAGCTTCGCGGCAGGTCAATCGTCCGCCATGAAGCAGATTCTGGCGGTCCTCACCGAGGCGGTATCCGAGGTGGGCGTGGACTCCGCGCATGCCGAACTGGCGGCGCGCACGGTCGTCTACTACGTGCTGGGATTCACCGTGGACGAACAGTCCCGACTGCAGTGGGACGCCGCGGGCGCCGAGCTGCCCGAGTGGCAGTCCGTGCTCACCGACGACGCCAATGCGCGGTTCGGATTCGGCCTTCGCCTGTTCGTCGACGGAATCAACGTTTCGCAGGCGATCTTCGAGTAG
- a CDS encoding MmcQ/YjbR family DNA-binding protein, producing the protein MITVDDVRRIASTLPRSSEVVVRDSIRFRAGRLVYAAFSRDETVMGVGFPKEERAGMVAAQPDKFMLPRKSELRYNWILVRLDAIELDELRELVIDGWRMCVPKSVGETVS; encoded by the coding sequence GTGATCACCGTCGACGACGTCCGACGTATCGCCTCGACGCTGCCGAGGTCGAGTGAAGTCGTCGTCCGCGACAGCATCAGGTTCCGCGCCGGGCGGCTCGTGTACGCCGCGTTCTCGCGCGACGAGACGGTGATGGGCGTCGGGTTCCCCAAGGAGGAGCGCGCGGGGATGGTCGCCGCCCAACCAGACAAGTTCATGCTGCCGCGCAAATCGGAGCTGCGATACAACTGGATTCTCGTGCGGCTCGACGCGATCGAGCTCGACGAGCTTCGCGAGTTGGTGATCGACGGCTGGCGCATGTGCGTACCAAAAAGCGTTGGCGAGACGGTCTCTTAG
- a CDS encoding 2'-5' RNA ligase family protein, with product MVHSVELLFDADTEAAIRRIWDDLADTGVRSQAGHKAPSNRPHVTLAVAETMDTAVDDALRPLLRQLPITCTVGAPMLFGRRQFTLVRLIVPSVPLLSLQADIHDACLPHAPQGPLPHSQPGQWTPHVTLARRVPAEQLQSALTVQSVSRELSATGVGIRHWDGNAKREYSI from the coding sequence ATGGTGCATTCCGTCGAGTTGCTGTTCGACGCGGACACCGAGGCGGCGATCCGGCGTATCTGGGACGACCTCGCTGACACGGGTGTACGCAGTCAGGCCGGGCACAAGGCGCCGAGCAATCGGCCGCACGTCACCCTGGCGGTCGCCGAAACAATGGACACGGCGGTCGATGACGCGCTGCGGCCGTTGCTTCGGCAGCTGCCGATCACCTGCACCGTCGGCGCGCCCATGCTTTTCGGCCGACGGCAGTTCACGCTCGTGCGGCTGATCGTTCCGTCAGTGCCACTGCTGTCGCTGCAGGCCGACATTCACGACGCCTGCCTGCCGCATGCGCCGCAAGGCCCGCTGCCGCATTCGCAGCCCGGTCAGTGGACGCCGCATGTGACCTTGGCTCGCCGGGTACCCGCCGAGCAATTGCAGTCGGCGCTGACGGTGCAGAGTGTGAGTCGCGAGCTGTCTGCGACCGGCGTCGGTATCAGGCACTGGGACGGCAACGCCAAACGCGAGTATTCGATCTAA
- the bioD gene encoding dethiobiotin synthase, which translates to MSTLVVTGTDTGVGKTVATAALACHARLAGIGVAVCKPVQTGSPVDDDLADIARLSGVTDLHGSWRYPEPLAPVAAAQRSGRPLPTRAELVGSVHEARAELVLVEGAGGLLVELGQDGVTLRDVAIDLAAPVLVVVAAGLGTLNHTALTLESLASQGIPCAGLVIGAWPSDPGPAEEGNREALGRLAPVRAVLPAGLGAVSAADFEAVCSAAFDPAWVSSLAR; encoded by the coding sequence GTGAGCACTCTCGTCGTCACCGGAACCGATACCGGCGTCGGCAAGACGGTCGCGACGGCCGCACTGGCCTGTCATGCACGGCTGGCAGGCATCGGCGTCGCGGTGTGCAAACCCGTGCAGACCGGAAGCCCGGTGGACGACGACCTCGCTGACATCGCCCGGCTGTCCGGTGTGACCGACCTTCATGGGTCGTGGCGATACCCCGAGCCGCTGGCACCGGTCGCGGCGGCGCAACGGTCGGGTCGGCCGTTGCCCACGCGGGCTGAACTGGTCGGGTCGGTGCACGAGGCACGCGCGGAATTGGTGCTGGTCGAGGGGGCCGGCGGTCTGCTCGTCGAACTGGGCCAGGATGGTGTGACGCTGCGCGACGTCGCGATCGACCTGGCCGCACCGGTACTCGTGGTCGTCGCCGCGGGACTGGGTACGTTGAACCACACCGCGTTGACGTTGGAATCGCTTGCTTCCCAGGGTATTCCGTGTGCCGGTTTGGTGATCGGAGCGTGGCCGTCCGATCCGGGACCCGCCGAAGAGGGTAATCGTGAGGCACTGGGCAGGCTGGCGCCGGTGCGGGCGGTGCTCCCCGCGGGCCTTGGCGCGGTGAGCGCTGCAGACTTCGAGGCCGTCTGCTCGGCGGCGTTCGATCCGGCCTGGGTGAGCAGTCTGGCTCGATGA